One genomic region from Cucumis melo cultivar AY chromosome 9, USDA_Cmelo_AY_1.0, whole genome shotgun sequence encodes:
- the LOC103483057 gene encoding uncharacterized protein LOC103483057 translates to MEVPLLDETVEGVVDYHGHPVSRYNFGGWRSASLIIVVEIAERFAYLGVSSNLINFLTDQLQQSTAMAAKNVNAWSGTAALLPLLGAFLADCFLGRYRTIVLSSALYILGLGLLTVTATLPSPDISACQETGNSLPCSPNLVQVILFFFSLYLVAFAQGGHKPCVQAFGADQFDGQHPEESKAKSSFFNWWYLGISLAGFSTVNIMSYVQEYLSWSLGFGIPCIAMVFALAIFLLGTRTYRFGNTGDEENPFVRIGRVFIIAIRNRHVNSSEIAHLEETHGLLPHHNSKKFRFLEKALIVPNSLKEDGHACNINEVEEAKAVLRLVPIWVTCLAYAIVFSQSSTFFIKQGVTMDRSIVVGFEVPAASLQSFIGLGIIISLLIYDRILIPTARKFTGKPSGITMLQRIGFGMLLSIISMVVAALVEGKRLKTAQEHGLVDLPKATIPLSIWWLVPQYILFGVADTFTMVGLQEFFYDQVPSGLRSIGLSLYLSIFGIGNFLSSFLISVIENLTSGDGKQGWFNNNLNKAHLDYFYWLLVVLMFNKMEAPLLDETVEGAVDYKGRPVCRFNSGGWRSASLIIGVEIAERFALFGTSSNLINFLTDQLQQSTAMAAKNVNAWSGTAALLPLLGAFLADCFLGQYRTIVLFTALYVLGLGLLTLSAALPSLGISACQQTEKFLPCSPNLVQVILFFFSLYLVAFAKGGHEPCIQAFGADQFDEQHPEERKAKSSFFNWWYLGISLGTLSTINIMSYVQDNLSWSLGFGIPCIAMAFGLVVFLLGTRTYRFSNRKDEENPFVRIGRVFITAIRNWQVNSSEIVHEEETHGLLPHHNSKQLRNVVFLDKALIVPNSLKEESRACSINDVEEAKAVLRLIPIWVTCLAYAIVLSQISTFFTKQGVTMDRTIVVGFEVPAASLQSFISLTVVISLVIYDRILIPTARKFTGKPSGITMLQRIGFGMLLSIICMVVAALVEVKRLKTAQEYGLVDLPKATIPLSIWWLVPQYVLFGVASTFTTVGLQEFFYDQVPSGLGSIGVSLYLSVFGVGSFLSSFLISAIENVTSGDGKQSWFDNNLNKAHLDYFYWLLVGLSVVGLAAFLCLARTYIYNKGNTT, encoded by the exons ATGGAGGTTCCTCTTTTGGATGAGACGGTGGAGGGCGTAGTTGATTACCATGGCCACCCAGTCTCCAGATACAATTTCGGGGGCTGGAGATCTGCCTCCCTAATCATAG TGGTGGAGATTGCCGAGAGATTTGCCTACTTAGGAGTTTCCTCAAATTTGATTAACTTCTTAACGGACCAGCTCCAGCAGTCAACGGCCATGGCAGCCAAGAATGTCAATGCCTGGTCCGGAACCGCCGCCTTGCTACCTTTACTCGGGGCCTTTCTGGCTGATTGCTTCCTTGGACGATATCGTACTATTGTTCTTTCCTCTGCTCTTTACATTCTG GGTCTTGGCTTGTTGACTGTGACTGCAACATTACCTTCTCCCGACATTTCTGCCTGCCAAGAGACTGGAAACTCCCTACCATGTTCCCCCAATCTAGTCCaagtaattttgtttttcttctccttATATCTGGTGGCATTTGCTCAAGGAGGACACAAACCTTGCGTCCAAGCTTTTGGTGCTGACCAATTCGATGGACAGCATCCCGAAGAGAGCAAAGCTAAAAGCTCTTTCTTCAATTGGTGGTACCTCGGTATCTCTTTGGCCGGCTTTTCAACGGTTAATATCATGAGCTATGTGCAAGAATACCTCAGTTGGAGTCTTGGTTTTGGGATTCCCTGTATTGCAATGGTTTTTGCACTTGCAATCTTCTTGCTCGGAACTAGGACATACAGGTTCGGTAACACAGGAGATGAGGAAAACCCATTTGTAAGAATTGGACGGGTGTTTATCATTGCAATAAGAAATCGGCATGTAAACTCTTCAGAAATAGCTCATCTAGAGGAAACCCATGGCCTTTTACCGCACCATAACTCTAAAAAGTTCAG GTTTCTCGAAAAAGCTTTGATTGTGCCTAATAGTTTGAAAGAAGACGGCCATGCATGTAACATCAATGAAGTTGAGGAAGCAAAAGCAGTATTGAGGCTCGTTCCAATTTGGGTGACATGCTTAGCATATGCTATTGTATTCTCCCAGTCATCAACTTTCTTTATAAAACAAGGAGTCACAATGGACAGATCAATAGTTGTTGGATTTGAAGTACCAGCTGCTTCACTCCAATCTTTTATCGGTCTAGGTATTATCATTTCCCTCCTGATCTATGATCGCATACTCATTCCAACTGCAAGAAAGTTCACTGGGAAGCCGTCTGGAATTACAATGCTACAAAGAATTGGATTTGGGATGCTGTTATCCATCATTTCCATGGTTGTTGCTGCATTAGTCGAGGGAAAAAGACTCAAAACAGCTCAAGAACATGGTTTGGTTGATCTGCCAAAGGCGACTATTCCTTTGAGTATATGGTGGCTGGTTCCTCAATACATATTATTTGGAGTTGCTGATACATTCACTATGGTTGGGTTGCAGGAGTTTTTCTATGACCAAGTTCCGAGTGGATTAAGAAGCATTGGTCTCTCCTTGTACTTGAGTATTTTTGGGATTGGCAACTTTTTAAGCAGCTTTCTCATCTctgttattgaaaatttaacTAGTGGGGATGGCAAACAAGGCTGGTTTAACAATAATCTCAACAAAGCTCATCTCGATTACTTCTACTGGTTGCTTGTTGTGCTTA TGTTCAACAAAATGGAGGCTCCTCTTTTGGATGAGACGGTGGAGGGGGCAGTTGATTACAAGGGCCGCCCAGTCTGCAGATTCAATTCCGGCGGGTGGAGATCCGCCTCCCTCATCATTG GGGTGGAAATTGCGGAGAGATTCGCCTTATTTGGAACTTCCTCCAATTTGATTAACTTCTTAACGGACCAGCTCCAGCAGTCGACTGCCATGGCAGCCAAGAATGTCAATGCCTGGTCTGGTACCGCGGCCTTGCTACCTTTACTCGGCGCCTTTCTCGCTGATTGCTTCCTTGGACAATACCGTACCATTGTTCTTTTCACTGCTCTTTATGTGCTG GGCCTTGGGTTGTTGACCTTGTCTGCAGCATTACCTTCTCTCGGCATTTCTGCCTGCCAACAGACTGAAAAATTCCTGCCATGTTCCCCCAATCTAGTCCaagtaattttgtttttcttctccttATATCTGGTGGCATTTGCTAAAGGGGGACATGAGCCTTGCATCCAAGCTTTCGGAGCCGACCAATTTGATGAACAGCATCCAGAAGAGAGAAAAGCTAAAAGCTCTTTCTTCAATTGGTGGTACTTGGGTATCTCTTTGGGAACCCTTTCAACTATTAATATCATGAGCTATGTGCAAGATAACCTCAGTTGGAGTCTTGGGTTTGGAATTCCTTGTATTGCAATGGCTTTTGGACTTGTAGTATTCTTGCTTGGAACTAGGACGTACAGGTTCAGTAACAGAAAAGATGAGGAAAACCCATTTGTAAGAATTGGACGGGTGTTTATCACTGCAATAAGAAATTGGCAAGTAAACTCTTCAGAGATAGTTCATGAAGAGGAAACTCATGGCCTTTTACCGCACCATAACTCTAAACAGTTGAG AAATGTT GTTTTTCTCGATAAAGCTTTGATTGTACCTAACAGTTTGAAGGAAGAAAGTCGAGCATGTAGCATCAATGATGTTGAGGAAGCAAAAGCAGTACTAAGGCTCATTCCAATTTGGGTGACATGCTTAGCATATGCTATTGTATTGTCTCAGATATCAACTTTTTTTACAAAACAAGGAGTGACAATGGACAGAACTATAGTTGTTGGATTTGAAGTACCGGCTGCTTCACTTCAATCTTTTATCAGTCTAACTGTTGTCATTTCCCTTGTGATATATGATCGCATTCTCATTCCAACCGCAAGAAAGTTCACCGGGAAACCTTCTGGAATTACAATGCTACAAAGAATTGGATTTGGGATGCTATTATCCATTATTTGCATGGTTGTTGCTGCATTGGTCGAGGTAAAAAGGCTTAAAACAGCTCAAGAATATGGTTTAGTTGATCTACCAAAGGCGACTATTCCTTTGAGTATATGGTGGCTGGTTCCTCAATATGTATTATTTGGAGTAGCCAGTACTTTCACCACGGTTGGTTTGCAGGAGTTCTTCTATGACCAAGTTCCGAGTGGATTAGGAAGCATTGGTGTCTCCTTGTACTTGAGTGTTTTTGGCGTTGGCAGCTTTTTAAGCAGTTTTCTCATCTCTGCCATTGAAAATGTAACTAGTGGGGATGGGAAACAAAGCTGGTTTGACAATAATCTCAACAAAGCTCATCTTGATTACTTCTATTGGTTGCTTGTTGGGCTTAGTGTTGTCGGGTTGGCTGCTTTCCTGTGTTTGGCAAGAACTTACATCTATAATAAGGGGAACACCACGTAA